The genomic stretch TATTTGACTAAATCCCGCCGTTCTTCTTGCCACAGATGGGTAAATTCTGTGGGAGTTATTTCGGCTGTGCCCACTTTAACCAATAGTCCCACCAGAAGTCGCATCATCCCATAGAGAAATCCATTAGCTTGGACTTCGATCGCCAAAAATGGGTCTTGGGTGGTGCATTGGGCTGTCTGAATGTCTACCCAGGAGTGCTGGCGACTCGATCCGGCCCGATGAAAGGCGGATAGGTGATGACGACCCAGTAAAGGGTCAAGGGCGGCTTGAATCCGGTTGGCATCCAGAGGTTGATAATAATAATGCCAAGTCAGATGCCGCACAAATAAGTTAGGGTTGGCGTGGGTATAGAGGGTATATCGATACCGTCGCCAAAGGGCCGAAAACCGGGCGTGCCAAGTGGGAGGAACCTGGGCTGAACCGCGAATGAGAATGTCTGAGGGTAAGCGACTATTGAGAATGGTCGCCCACCGTTGGGGAGGAATGGGCCCGGAGACATCGAAGTGGGCAACTTGAGCGGCTGCATGGACTCCGGTATCGGTTCGACCAGCCGCCACGACGGGAACGTGCTGATTGATCACCGAGGCGATCGCCTTTTCCAGTTCCTCCTGTACCGTTCGTTCTCCTTTTCCTTGGCGCTGCCAACCGTAGAAATGGGTTCCCAGGTACTGAATGACTAGAGCAATTCGTTGACGCTCATCCGTTAAATCCTCTGAGTCTTTCAGTTGCCAACGGGATTTCATTGGTTCTCCCCTGTATTCCCCATCACCTATAGTAGGGGCGGGTTTGTCCATCTTTCTCTTGGCCTACCCAGATCTTAGTGAACCCGCCCGGTTTGACTTAGACTAATTCAATAATCGCCATTTCTGCATTGTCCCCCCGACGAGGAACAGTGGGTAGAATGCGCGTATATCCACCCTGGCGATCGCTATACCGAGACGGAGCTTGTTCAAACAGAGCATGAACCAATTGCTTTTTCTTCAGCATATGTTCTTTGCGGTCTGGACTCCCACTCAGATATAGATAACTCAAAACCTGGCGACGAGCCGCCAGAGTTCCGCTTTTCGCTAGGGTAATCATTTTTTCCACTTCACTGCGGACAGCTTTCGCCCTAGCTTTGGTGGTCGTAATCCGACCATGACGAATCAATTCAGTCGTTAAGGATCTCAGCAGAGCCTTACGCTGATCGGCAGGTTTTCCCAGTTTTGGGACACGACAACGATGACGCATAACACTTTTCCACGTTTCAAAGTTTAGACAAAATTAAACCCATGAACGTTAGGATTTGGCCTTTTCATGGGGCAGAGTAATCCCTAACCTCTGTTGCAGGGCTTCAATCACTTCTTCGGCTGATTTTGCCCCAAAGTTTTTGATCTCCAACAAATCTTCTTGGGTGTAATCGAGTAGATCGGATACATTATTAATCTGCGCTCGTTTGAGACAGTTGTAAGCTCTCACCGATAACTGTAATTCCTCAATCGGAATCTGACTATTGGGATCATCTGTCAGTTCTGGCTCATCCTTGAGCGGCTCAAAGGTAATATCTTTGAGTGGACTAAATAAATCAACCAATATCGTCGATGCTTGAGATAAGGCTTCTTGGGGAGTGATACTCCCATTGGTGGTTACATCAAGGATTAGCCGGTCTTGTTCCAAGGAACCCCCTACCCGTGCATCTTCGACCATATAATTGACTTTAGATACGGGCATAAAAATCGCATCGATCTGGAGAAAGTCTAAGGCGCTCGGATCTTGGCGACTACGGTCTACAGAGCGGTAGCCTGTACCCGTTTCTATCCGAAACTCCATTTCTAAGGTTGCGCCCTCCGAGAGGGTGGCAACTTTTTGAGTGCCGTTGACTAATTCCACATCCGATGGTAGGTCAAACTCACTGGCTTGAACTGTTTTTGGCCCCGTGGCCACTAAACGGCCGATTTGGGGTTGATTAGAGTAGCTTTTGATAATGATTTCCTTCATGTTCAGTAAGATTTCTAATACATCTTCCCGAACGCCTGGAATCGTTGCAAACTCATGGTTTACGCCAGCAATCCTCACCGAGGTCACGGCTGCCCCGGATAGATTAGAGAGCAATACTCGTCTGAGAGCATTGCCTACTGTTGTGCCTTGACCTCGTTCTAAGGGTTCTAGAATAAATCGGCTGTACTGACTTTGATCTTTTTCTGTATAACTTTCAACACATTCAACCTGAAACTGCCCCACAGAGCCACCTCCCTTCGCCTGCTTTCTAGGAGGGCTGTATATGACCTTCCTAGCTGTTTGTTTGTCATTGAATGGGCCATGCTTGCCTCATCTGCTGGTTGGGCAGACTCGGCACGGATCGCCTTTGTCCTAGACTCGCCGCCGTTTTGGAGGACGGCATCCATTATGAGGGATGGGGGTGACATCTCGAATGAGAGTGATTTCTAAACCTGAACCTTGTAGGGCACGGATAGCGGTTTCTCGTCCCGATCCGGGGCCACTAACCATGACTTCAATTTGCCGCATTCCTTGGTCGATCGCCCGACGAGCGGCACTATCTGCGGCTGTTTGAGCGGCAAAGGGAGTTCCTTTTTTGGCTCCCTTAAATCCACTCGATCCGGCTGAAGCCCAAGAGATTACATCGCCGTTGGGGGCAGTAATCGAGACAATCGTGTTGTTGAACGTCGATTGAATGTGGGCTACACCATTAGGAATATTTCGCTTTTGCTTCTTCGGGCCTGTTTTTTTCGGTCGTGCCATAGTTTATGTTGCACTCTATGTATCTTGGTCTCAGAGGTCTGTATTGGATGAAATTGGCGATCGCATGGGGGCGATCTCATCAACTGCTACCTATTTCTTAGCGGCTGCTTTTTTCTTACCAGCAACTGTGCGGCGGACTCCACGACGAGTACGGGCATTGGTACGGGTTCGCTGTCCCCGTACCGGCAGTCCCATACGATGCCGTCTTCCACGATAGGTTCCAATATCCATCAGACGTTTGATATTCATTGCCTCCCACCGTCTGAGATCCCCTTCAATTTGGTATTGGGTCTCTACAGCTCCTCTTAAGGCAACGATATCATTATCTGTTAAATCTTTTACTCTTGTATCTGGATTGACACCAGTATCCGCTAAGATCTTTTGGGAACGGCTTAAGCCGATCCCATAGATGTAGGTTAGACCTATTTCTATCCGTTTATCTCGCGGTAGGTCTACACCAGCTATTCTGGCCACGCTTTTTCTCCCTCGTCTTGAACAACTTAACTTAATGCCTCTCCCTAGGGGGAGGGTTGATCCACTCTAAATGTAATCCCAAGTGATTCAGGTCTGGGGTTGAAGTTAACCTTGACGTTGCTTATGTTTTGGGTTAGAACAGATCACCATTACCCGACCTTTACGGCGAATAACTCGGCATTTCTCACACATTTTACGGACGGATGCTCGGACTTTCATCCCGTGTTTTTGAATGTCTACAAATATAACATCTTATCAGTTTTACTTTGGTTTTGTCAAATCAGACAAGAGAGACTTTAGAACGGTTTTTACTTCTTACGCAATCGATAGGTGATTCTCCCTTTGGTTAAGTCATAGGGAGTCAATTCTACTTTGACGCGATCGCCAGGCAAAATTTTGATATAGTTGCGGCGAATTTTACCCGAAATATGGGCTAACACATTAAACCCATTATCCAGGTCTACCCGAAACATAGCATTCGGCAAGGATTCTGTTACTTGCCCTTCCATTTCAATTAGATCTTGTTTAGCCAATGTCATCTCTCCTCAATTCTACAGGTCTGGGTCACAGAACTTCAATTTCCATGACTTTTACCCGAAAACAAAATTTCCGGGGTCTTTACATATCTTATCAAATTTTTTTCTCAAACTCGATCGGGTTATGGTTTCACCGCTAATGTCCCATGGTCAAAGCATGTTGTAAATCCTGGGTCACCTTTTCCACGGGCTGATTTCCCCGAATCCGCTTCAGTTTCCCCCGAGCGCCATAGAAATCAATCAAGGGTTGAGTTTCCTCGTGATAAACCTCCAAGCGATGACGAATCGTCTCGGTCGTATCATCAGCCCGTCCTCTAGACAAAAGTCGCTCAACTAAAATCGCTTCTGGAACCTCCAAGAAAATGGCATAATCACAATCTTTATTCTTGGAATACAACATTTTTTGGAAGGTTTCAGCCTGGGAACTGTTACGAGGAAACCCATCCAAAATCCACCCATTTTGGGCATCTGTTTCACTCAGCCGCTCTTCTACCAAATCCAACACCAACTGATCTGGAACCAAAGAGCCTTGATCCATATAGAACTTGGCCTTTAATCCCAAATCCGTTTCGTTGGCCACACTATTGCGGAGAATCTCTCCTGTAGAAATATGGGGAATTTTTTCCCGTTTGGATAGTTCGGCGGCTTGAGTTCCCTTGCCAGAACCGGGTGGCCCAATAAAAATCAACCTTGACATGACACTATTGTTTCACCATCCCTTCATAACGTTGAGAAATCACATAGGTTTGAATTTGCTTCGCGGTGTCAATCGCCACCCCAACCAAAATCAATAGGGAGGTAGCGCCTAATCCTTGAAACGTCGGGACGCGGGTCAAGCCTTCAACCACTGTGGGCACAATAGCCACAATGCCCAAAAACACAGCCCCTAAAAACGTCAACCGATTCAGAACCCGTTCAATATACTCACTCGTTGCTTTTCCGGGACGAATGCCGGGGATACTCGAACCCATTTTTTTCAGATTCTGAGCCACATCTATGGGATTCATAATCAAAGAAGCATAGAAATAGCTAAAAAACAGAATCATCGTCAAATAGAAAGGAACATATAATGCTCCTCCTGGACTCAGATATTGAACCGCACTCAGAACAGCCGAACTTCCGGTTAATTCAGCCAGGGTAACCGGTAAAATCAGGACAGCAGAAGCAAAAATAATCGGCATTACCCCACCTTGGTTTAATCGCAAGGGGAGGTAGCTACTTTTTTCCAAATACAGTTTTCTACCCACTTGGCGACGAGCGGAGATGATCGGAATTCGGCGAGTTCCTTCTTGAACAAAAACAATACCGACAATCATCACCAGGAAGACCAGCACCAAAAGCAGAGTTCGTCCGACAATACCACTATCTCCACTGGAGGCTAATTCAATCGTTTGGCCAATGGAGCGCGGCAAGGTAGAAACAATATTGACAAAAATGAGTAACGACGCACCGTTGCCGATACCTCGTTCAGTAATCACTTCTCCAAACCACATCACCAACATGGAACCCGCACTGAGGGCTAAAATCGTTTGGAGAATAAATATGGGCCCTGGGTTTAAGGCAACTCCGGGGGCATTATTTAACCATAATCCAATCCCTACACTTTGAAGGATGCACCATCCTAGGGCAACATAGCGAGTAATTTGGGAGAGTTTTCGCCGTCCGGCTTCCCCTTCATTCTTTTGTAAGTCTTCTAGGGTAGGCAGAGCAGCAGTTAAGAGTTGGATGATGATGGATGCATTAATAAAGGGGAGGATGCCGAGGGCAAAAACGCCCAGTTGAGAAATTCCTCCACCGGAAAACAGGTCTAAAAATCCAATAATTGGACTGCCTTCAATATTGCGGCTAAATTGATCCCGGTCGATGCCGATAACGGGGATATAAACCCCTAATCTAGCCAAAATTAATAAGCCCAGAGTGATCAGTAACCGACCTCTGAGGCCGGCTGCCTGAGCCATCTGGATAAAGGTTTCTTGAGCGCTTGGAGTTTTGTCTCGACTAACGGTCATTAAGGGACACCTCGATGACGACGGTAAATAGGTGGGTTAACAGTGGCAAGGATGCCTCCGCATTGCTGAGGCGATCGCCAGCTTAAATTTAAGAGCTTGGGCGATCAGGCTCTGCATCGCGCTGTTATTCTAAAACCTGACAACTCCCTCCAGCACCTTCGAGTTTAGTCCGAGCATTAGCCGTAAATTGGGCTGCTGTCACTTGCAGGGGTACGCTAATTTCTCCGTCTCCCAAGATTTTCAAGGGGCCGTCATTGGTGGTCACAATCCCTGCGTCCATCAATGATTCTAAAGTCACTTCGGTATTTGCTGGCAGGGTAGCCAGTTGACGAATATTAATCGTAGTGTACTGTTGTTTGTTAATAACTGTAAAGTGCTTGAGTTTAGGCACACGCCGATATAGGGGCATTTGTCCCCCTTCAAAGCCGGGACGAGTGCCCCGACCTGAACGGGATTTTTGTCCCCGCATTCCAAAGCCACAACTGGCTCCCTGACCTGCCGAGATTCCGCGACCGACTCGACGGCGGCGTTTACGGGAACCTTTTTGAGGGGCAAGATTTTCTAATCTCATGGTATTTATCCTTGGGCTTACCGGTTTACTCTCTAGTTAGTCCCTTTTTGGGAGCTAGACATAAAGCTGTTCGATGGCAATTCCTCTTTCCTGGGCGACATCAGCAAAGGTACGGAGGCTAGAGAGGGCATCAATGGCTGCCCTAGCATTATTGAGCGGGTTATTAGAGCCAAGTTGCTTGGCTAGGGCATTTTGAACCCCTGCCAGTTCTAGCACGGTACGCACTGACCCCCCAGCAATCACCCCAGTACCGGGAGCGGCTGGACGCATCAGCACTCTAGCTCCTGTGGCTTCTCCAGTGGAAGGATGGGGGAGGGAGTTGGCTTTGGTTAGGGGAACGGTAATTAGGTGTTTTTTGGCATCAGCGACTCCTTTTTTCACCGCTCCGATGACATCACCGGCTTTACCCACACCTACACCGACTTGACCCCGCTCGTTGCCGACGATGACGATCGCCCGGAAGCTTAATTTTTTACCTCCTTTGACGACCTTCGTCACCCGGCGGATTTGTACTACCCGCTCTTGCCATTCGCTTTCTTTTTCCCGATTGCGGTTGCCTTTGCGTGATTTGCCTTTCTTTTCTTTGTCTTCCATGGTTTTTGTGGGTCTGTCCTAAAAGTCTAATCCAGCTTCACGAGCCGCGTCTGCTAATGCTTTAACGCGACCATGGTACAAGTTGCCACCTCGGTCGAAGACCACCCTGGAAATTCCTTTATTGATGGATCGCTCGGCGATCGCCTTACCCACTTGGGCAGACGCTTCACAAGTCCGGCCCACAGCATTCAAGGCGGCTTTCATTTCCGGCTCTAAGGTGGAGGCAGCAGCTAGGGTATGATGCTGGGTATCATCAATGACCTGAGCATAAATGTGGTTGTTGGATCGAAATACCGCTAACCGGGGACGCTCAGGAGTTCCACTAACTGACTTACGAATGCGATTGTGTCTACGCTGCCTGAATTCTTGTCTGGTTCGTTTCATGGTTATTTCTTACCTGCCTTACCCGCTTTACGTCTGACGATTTCGCCCTGATAGCGAATGCCTTTACCCTTATAGACTTCGGGAGGACGAACATCACGAATTTTGGCGGCGGTATTGCCCACGATCTCTTTATCGATGCCGGTTACTACCACCAAAGTTCCTTGATTAACGGCTTTACCCGTATTATCAACGATGGCAAAATCAATCCCCTCTGGGGCTTCAAAATCGACCGGTTTACTATAGCCCACATTCAAGGTGAGGGCTTTGCCTTTGGCTTGGGCCCGGTATCCTACCCCTTGCAGTTCTAGACGCTTTTCAAATCCTTTAGATACCCCTTCCACCATATTGAACACGAGGGTACGGCAGAGGCCATGGGCTGCCCGACATCTGCGGGAGTCATTGCGCCGTTGCACGATCAGGGTATTGTTCTCTTGTTCAATTGTGACTTCTGAAGGCAAGATGCGCTCTAGTTGTCCTTTGGGCCCTTTGACAGAGACTTGTTGACCATTAAGGGTAACTGTTACTTTGTCAGGAATATTAATAGGACGTTTACCAATTCGAGACATAATCTTTTACTTGTTGTCCTTGTTCATGGGTCTAATCATTGATTTTTGCTCTGGGGCAATCGTCAATTCAAAGTTACCAAACATAGCAAAGCACTTCACCACCAATGCCTTGGCGACGGGCTTCACGGTCAGTCATGATGCCATGGGAGGTTGAAATAATGGCAATTCCAATCCCACCTAAAACACGGGGGAGTTCCTTGCGATTTTTATAAACCCTCAGACCCGGACGACTGACCCGTTCGAGCTTGCTGATAATTGGACTTCGGTTTTTGCCCTTATATTTAAGGGCAATCCGGAGGTTGGTTTTGACTCCTTCCCCCACCGTCTCAAAGTCGGAAATAAAGCCTTCATCTTTTAAGACTTGGGCAATACTCCGGGTGAGTTTGGTGGATGGGACTTGAGTGGTTTGATGCCGCGCTAAGTTCGCATTGCGAAGGCGCGTGAGCATATCCGCGATCGTGTCGTTTACGGCCATCGTTTACTCTCTCGATAAAACTCCTTTAGTTTTCCCGGAAAGGCATTCCCATTTCCCGCAGTAGGGCGCGTCCTTCTTCATCGGATTGAGCGGTTGTGGTAATGGCAACATCCATCCCTCGAATTTGGTCGATTTTGTCATATTCTATTTCGGGAAAAATCAGTTGTTCCCGCAGACCGAGGTTATAGTTTCCGCGCCCATCGAAACTTTTTGGACTAATGCCTCGAAAGTCCCGAATCCGGGGCAGAGCTAAGTTGATTAATCGGTCTAGAAAGGCATACATCCGATCGCTGCGTAGGGTTACCATGACCCCAATGGGCATTCCTTGACGAATTTTGAATCCGGCGATCGCCTTTTTGGCCCGAGTCACTACGGGTTTTTGTCCCGTAATCAGGGCCAATTCGCTCAGGGAGGCCTCTAAGGATTTGGCATTTTGAGATGCTTCTCCGAGACCTCGGTTAATGGTTACTTTTTGAATTTTGGGTACTTGATGAATATTCGTGTACCCAAATTGCTCCATCAATTTGGGAACAATTTTTTCTTGATATCGGGTTTTGAGGGGTTGTACCATAGCGATTTCCTGCCAATTTAATCAATGATTTCCCCAGTTTTTTTCAGCATCCGTACCTTTTTTCCTTCTTCGGTGAAGGTATAGGAGATACGAGAGGCGACTTTTTCCTTGGTGGAATAGAGCATTACATTTGAGCTATGGATGGGAGCTTCAAAGGTCTTGATTTGTCCCGATTCTCCTTCTTGTCTGGGTTTAACGTGCTTCGTTCTAATGTTCACGTTTTGCACCACAACTTTACTGAGTTTGGGGAGCGCCTCAATCACTTCTCCGACTTTTCCCTTATCCTTGCCCGCAATCACTTGCACGGTATCGCCTTTTTTGACATGCATTTTCGAGGCAAGTGATTTCTGTTTGGGTTTAGCCATTACAGAACCTCCGGTGCTAGGGATACGATTTTCGTGTAATTCTTATCTCGCAGTTCGCGAGCGACTGGGCCAAATACACGGGTTCCCCTGGGATTGCGATCTTTGTTAATAATGACGGCAGCATTATCATCAAAGCGAATGCTCATACCACTTTGGCGACGCAAACCTTTTTTAGTTCTCACAATCACCGCTCGAACTACATCGGATTTTTTGATCGCCATATTGGGGTTGGCATCTTTAACGACGGCAATGATTTCATCACCAATGGAACCATAGCGTCGGTTGCCACCTAGAACTCGAATACACATGAGCTTACGAGCGCCACTGTTATCGGCAACATTGAGATAGGATTCTTGTTGAATCATGGGTTTATTCCTGGGATCAAAAAGGGAATCAACGCTCTAAATAAAGGGTTACTAACGAGTCTCAAGGATCTCACTAACGATCCAACGTTTGGTTCGACTCAAGGGACGAGATTCTTTAATTAAGACGCGATCGCCTTCTTTACAGTTTTCGTCTTCGTCGTGGGCTTTATAATGCTTAGTCTTGACCACAGTTTTACCGTATTTGGGGTGGGCACTACGATTTTCAATCGCCACCACCACGGTCTTCTGCATTTTCGTACTAATGACTCTGCCCACTCTTTCTTTGACGGCCATAGATTATGACTCCTCTTTGTCCTCTACAGGTGTCGCACTTTCTTGAGATTGAGCTTGAGTCAACTGCCTCTGTCTCTCAACCATCAAGAGTTGGGATTGGCGGTGTTTGAGGTGTTTGAACTGATGAGGTTTTATTTCTCCCTGGCCGGTCGCTTGTTGAAGCCGTAACTGAAACAGTTGTCGTTTGATGGCTACAATTTGCTCGCCAAGTTCCTCATCACTCAGGTTTCTTACCTCGTCAATTTTAGGTAATGGCATCTTTTTCTAACCCTGGGTATCACGCACCAAAAATTTAGTCTTGATCGGGAATTTATGGGAAGCCAGACGCATGGCTTCACGAGCGGTGGCTTCGGGCACACCGGCAATTTCATAAATTATCCGTCCGGGTTTGACCACAGCTACCCAATATTCTGGGTTTCCTTTCCCGGAACCCATACGGGTTTCGGCTGGTCGCATGGTTACCGGTTTGTCGGGGAAAATCCGAATCCAAATTTTCCCACCCCGCCGGATATACCGGGTCATGGCTCGACGACCGGATTCGATTTGGCGGGAGGTAATCCAGTGAGGTTCAAGGGCTTGGAGTCCAAAGTCTCCAAAGTTGATGACGTTCCCACGGGAAGCCAACCCTTTCATTCGACCTCGGTGTTGTTTGCGAAATTTTGTTCTTCTTGGACTTAACATGGCCAGAACTCAATTCAATAAGGGGTCACCCACAACGATTAGCTTTCGTTGGATCGGTCTTCAAATTGCGGCCGACGGCGATTACCTCGACGACGACTGGGGTTTGGCCCCGGTGGGGGAGTTTCTTCTTGTCCGGGGATAATTTCGCCTTTGAAGACCCAAACTTTAATGCCCAAGATTCCATAGATGGTTTGGGCGGTGCGGTAAGCGTAGTCAATGTCAGCCCGGAGGGTATGCAGGGGAACTCGTCCTTCTCTTGTCCATTCTGTACGGGCAATTTCTGCTCCGTTCAGACGGCCACTCACTTGGATTTTAATCCCTTGAATGCCTGCTCGTTGGGCCCGTTGGATGGCTTGGCGCACGACTCGACGGAAGGAAACCCGACGTTCGAGTTGTTGGGCGATATATTCAGCCAACAGACCGGAATCGGCATCAACGCGGGTGACCTCAACGACGTTGATCCGAATTTGGCGATTGCTATCACCGATTTCTTTTTGCAGGCTAGTGCGTAGGGACTCAATGCCTTGACCCCCTCGACCGACGACAACGCCGGGCCGGGCGGTATGGATTTCTAGGTCAATCTGATCGGCTTTGCGCTCGATGCGGACGGTGGAAATCCCGGCGTTATTGAGTTGTTTTTCTACATATTTACGAATCTTAAAGTCTTCTTGTAAGATTCCTGGGTAGTGTTTGTCATCTGCGAACCACCGAGAACGGTGTTCTTGGGTGATTCCTAGCCGAAACCCAGTTGGGTGTATTTTTTGTCCCACAGAGTAATCCTCTCGATCGATCAATGGTTGAGCTAACTGTTGGCCGCTTCGGGGGCAACAGCTACTGTAATATGACAGGTGGGTTTACGAATTTGATAAGCCCGTCCTTGGGCCCGGGGGCGAAAGCGCTTTAGGGCTGGGCCAGCGTCGGCAAAGGCTTTGCTGACCACTAGGGTTCTGGGGTCGAGTCCCTCATTGTGTTCTGCATTGGCGACTGCCGAACGCAAGACTTTTAAGACGGGTTGACAGGCACGGTAGGGCATGAATTCGAGGATGATCAGTGCATCCCGATAGGTTTTTCCCCGAATTTGGTCTAATACTCGACGGACTTTATGGGGGGACATGCGGATGTACCGTGCGATCGCACGAGTTTCTACAGAAGTATCGATTGCCATCGTTTTTCTTTCATCCTGAGTCAATATGGGGGAAACCGATGATTCCTAGGGGGAATGTTGATTATCGGCGAGCTTTTTTGTCGCTCTTTGCATGGCCTCGATAGGTTCGAGTGGGGGCAAATTCTCCTAATTTATGTCCGACCATTTGTTCGGTGATGAACACGGGAACATGCTGGCGGCCATTATGTACAGCAATCGTATGGCCAATCATCTGGGGCACAACGGTTGAGGCGCGAGACCAAGTTTTGATCACTTGTTTTTCGCCTTTATCGTTGAGTTTTTCCACTTTAGTTAACAGATGGTCGGCAACAAACGGGCCTTTTTTCAGTGAACGAGCCATAAGACTTTCAATGTTATGTAATCAGGGGAGTCAATTAAAAATTAAAAATTTTTAATTGCTTAGGCTTGACGACCTCCGCGACCGCGTTTGGAAGTCCGACGACGACGGCGCACGATTAGGCGATCGCTGGATTTATGTTTTTTCCGTGTTTTTGCACCCAAGGCGGGTTTACCCCAAGGGGTTACGGGGCCACTGCGACCAACGGGGGCCCGTCCTTCTCCACCTCCATGGGGGTGATCCACGGGGTTCATGACGCTACCTCGCACTTGGGGTCTACGACCTTTCCAGCGCGTCCGCCCGGCTTTACCCAGGCTGATGTTACGGGCTTCCACATTACCGACTTGGCCAATGGTGGCGTAACATTCGCGACGTACCATCCGAACTTCGGTGGAGGGTAAGCGCAGGGTTACATAGTCCCCTTCTTTGGCCACAACTTGGGCGGTAGCTCCAGCGGCCCGCACAATTTGCCCTCCTTTTCCGGGAACGAGTTCGATGTTGTGGACGCTGGTTCCCAAGGGCATGTTTGCTAGGGGCATACAGTTGCCCACTTCGATGGGAACGGTTTCACCGGAGATTACGGTTGTGCCAACGGCTAATCCTTTGGGATGAAGGATATAGCGTTTTTCACCATCGGTGTAAAACAGCAGGGCTAGGCGAGCGTTGCGGTTGGGGTCGTACTCGATCGCCGCTACTTTGGCGGGAATATTATGTTTATTGCGCCGAAAGTCTACGAGACGATAGCGCCGCTTGTGACCGCCCCCCCGATGGCGACAGGTGATGACTCCTCGGTTATTGCGTCCTTTGACCCGATGTTTTTTCTTAATCAGGGATTTCTCTGGCCGGTCTTTGGTGATTTCCGCAAAGTCGGAAACACTTTGTTGCCGGGTACTTGAGGTATAGGGTTTGTAGGATCGAATGCCCATAACAGTTTATGAATTACACTTCTGGGAACAAGGTGATCTGGTCGTCCGGGGATAGGGTCACGATCGCTCGTTTGTATTGAGCTTTGTACCCACTGAAGCGACCGACACGCCGTTTTTTACGGGGAGAGCGATAGGTGTTGACTTGGGTGACTTTGACCTCAAATAGGCTTTCGATCGCCGCTTTGATTTCGGGTTTGGTCGCCTGGGGAAGGACTTCAAAGACGTATTTGTTATCTTCTAGGAGTCGGGTTCCTTTTTCGGTGACGATCGGGCGGCGGATCAAGTCAGGTAGGGCACGGTTGGTTGAAATTGTCTTATTGCTCACCATAGACCTCCTGGATTTTTTCTAGGGCGGAACCGGTGGCGATGATTTTGTCTGCATTGAGAACGTCGTAGACGTTCAGTTGCTCGGCCCGGATTAACCGCAGTCTGGGGACATTGCGGGCAGACAAATAGAGGTTTTCATGGCGTTCGGGGATGATCAGCAGCACTTTGTCGGTTTCTGCTGCTCCCCAACGGGCGATCGCCTCTAGAAGGTCTTTGGTTTTGGGCCGAGCAAGGTTATCGCCGAATTCTTCGACCACTATCAGGTCATCGGTTCTACCCATTAAGGCGGTGGTTAAGGCCAAACGCCGCTCTTTGCGGTTCATTTTGGTTTCGTAGCTTCTGGGTTTGGGCCCGAAGATTACCCCACCTCCCCGCCACAGGGGAGAACGGAT from Roseofilum capinflatum BLCC-M114 encodes the following:
- the truA gene encoding tRNA pseudouridine(38-40) synthase TruA, which encodes MKSRWQLKDSEDLTDERQRIALVIQYLGTHFYGWQRQGKGERTVQEELEKAIASVINQHVPVVAAGRTDTGVHAAAQVAHFDVSGPIPPQRWATILNSRLPSDILIRGSAQVPPTWHARFSALWRRYRYTLYTHANPNLFVRHLTWHYYYQPLDANRIQAALDPLLGRHHLSAFHRAGSSRQHSWVDIQTAQCTTQDPFLAIEVQANGFLYGMMRLLVGLLVKVGTAEITPTEFTHLWQEERRDLVKYAAPAQGLCLLRVGYPDPPFPPEVWFDTQPQFKLG
- the rplQ gene encoding 50S ribosomal protein L17 — encoded protein: MRHRCRVPKLGKPADQRKALLRSLTTELIRHGRITTTKARAKAVRSEVEKMITLAKSGTLAARRQVLSYLYLSGSPDRKEHMLKKKQLVHALFEQAPSRYSDRQGGYTRILPTVPRRGDNAEMAIIELV
- a CDS encoding DNA-directed RNA polymerase subunit alpha; protein product: MGQFQVECVESYTEKDQSQYSRFILEPLERGQGTTVGNALRRVLLSNLSGAAVTSVRIAGVNHEFATIPGVREDVLEILLNMKEIIIKSYSNQPQIGRLVATGPKTVQASEFDLPSDVELVNGTQKVATLSEGATLEMEFRIETGTGYRSVDRSRQDPSALDFLQIDAIFMPVSKVNYMVEDARVGGSLEQDRLILDVTTNGSITPQEALSQASTILVDLFSPLKDITFEPLKDEPELTDDPNSQIPIEELQLSVRAYNCLKRAQINNVSDLLDYTQEDLLEIKNFGAKSAEEVIEALQQRLGITLPHEKAKS
- the rpsK gene encoding 30S ribosomal protein S11; translated protein: MARPKKTGPKKQKRNIPNGVAHIQSTFNNTIVSITAPNGDVISWASAGSSGFKGAKKGTPFAAQTAADSAARRAIDQGMRQIEVMVSGPGSGRETAIRALQGSGLEITLIRDVTPIPHNGCRPPKRRRV
- the rpsM gene encoding 30S ribosomal protein S13; its protein translation is MARIAGVDLPRDKRIEIGLTYIYGIGLSRSQKILADTGVNPDTRVKDLTDNDIVALRGAVETQYQIEGDLRRWEAMNIKRLMDIGTYRGRRHRMGLPVRGQRTRTNARTRRGVRRTVAGKKKAAAKK
- the rpmJ gene encoding 50S ribosomal protein L36; protein product: MKVRASVRKMCEKCRVIRRKGRVMVICSNPKHKQRQG
- the infA gene encoding translation initiation factor IF-1, yielding MAKQDLIEMEGQVTESLPNAMFRVDLDNGFNVLAHISGKIRRNYIKILPGDRVKVELTPYDLTKGRITYRLRKK
- a CDS encoding adenylate kinase, producing the protein MSRLIFIGPPGSGKGTQAAELSKREKIPHISTGEILRNSVANETDLGLKAKFYMDQGSLVPDQLVLDLVEERLSETDAQNGWILDGFPRNSSQAETFQKMLYSKNKDCDYAIFLEVPEAILVERLLSRGRADDTTETIRHRLEVYHEETQPLIDFYGARGKLKRIRGNQPVEKVTQDLQHALTMGH
- the secY gene encoding preprotein translocase subunit SecY, which encodes MTVSRDKTPSAQETFIQMAQAAGLRGRLLITLGLLILARLGVYIPVIGIDRDQFSRNIEGSPIIGFLDLFSGGGISQLGVFALGILPFINASIIIQLLTAALPTLEDLQKNEGEAGRRKLSQITRYVALGWCILQSVGIGLWLNNAPGVALNPGPIFILQTILALSAGSMLVMWFGEVITERGIGNGASLLIFVNIVSTLPRSIGQTIELASSGDSGIVGRTLLLVLVFLVMIVGIVFVQEGTRRIPIISARRQVGRKLYLEKSSYLPLRLNQGGVMPIIFASAVLILPVTLAELTGSSAVLSAVQYLSPGGALYVPFYLTMILFFSYFYASLIMNPIDVAQNLKKMGSSIPGIRPGKATSEYIERVLNRLTFLGAVFLGIVAIVPTVVEGLTRVPTFQGLGATSLLILVGVAIDTAKQIQTYVISQRYEGMVKQ